A single region of the Salicibibacter cibi genome encodes:
- the ccsB gene encoding c-type cytochrome biogenesis protein CcsB: protein MEQLSMNLLGAAFFLYLAATIFYTVSVTGRKWRDKEGRMTGNNWGKFGYISSILGVAAALGYFFTRWAVAGHAPVSNMFEYTAFFAITLSLAFVILYGIYRVNVLGLITMPIVMLLIAYASVFATEVQPLQPSLQSHWLEIHVITTALGQGILAVSFGAGLIYLLRTIDLKRKGMTKRTFGMEFIMYTLMSVLAFIIVTNVFGAMDYEANFAYIDENGEPAEKLYELPPIFGPNEGELLTEDRMQPWLEMPDWIVSDDLNTVVWTFGAGLILYALVRVLTRRRVGALLQPLFKSVKPQTADEISYRAIAIGFPVFALGGLVFAMIYAQIAWTRFWGWDPKEVWALVTFLFYAAYLHLRLNRNWHGEPSAWLAVIGFAIIIFNLIFVNLVIAGLHSYA, encoded by the coding sequence ATGGAGCAATTGAGCATGAATCTGCTCGGTGCAGCATTCTTCCTATATCTTGCTGCTACCATTTTCTATACTGTGTCTGTTACGGGAAGAAAATGGCGAGATAAAGAAGGACGGATGACCGGCAACAACTGGGGGAAATTCGGCTATATTTCGTCGATCTTAGGCGTCGCGGCTGCCTTGGGATATTTCTTCACCCGTTGGGCAGTTGCCGGACATGCTCCGGTCAGCAATATGTTTGAGTATACGGCGTTTTTTGCCATTACCCTCAGCCTTGCATTTGTGATTCTATACGGCATTTACAGAGTAAATGTGCTCGGCTTGATTACGATGCCAATCGTGATGCTTTTGATCGCCTATGCATCTGTATTTGCAACGGAAGTGCAGCCATTGCAGCCTTCTTTGCAATCCCATTGGTTGGAGATTCACGTCATCACGACGGCATTGGGCCAAGGGATTCTCGCGGTAAGCTTCGGGGCGGGGTTGATTTATCTCCTCCGAACCATTGATTTGAAGCGAAAAGGGATGACGAAACGAACGTTCGGAATGGAATTTATTATGTATACGCTAATGAGCGTATTGGCGTTCATCATCGTCACCAACGTCTTTGGGGCAATGGATTACGAAGCAAATTTTGCTTACATTGATGAGAATGGCGAACCGGCGGAAAAGCTTTATGAACTTCCTCCTATTTTTGGACCGAATGAAGGGGAGCTGCTCACCGAAGATCGGATGCAACCGTGGCTCGAAATGCCGGATTGGATCGTAAGCGATGATCTTAACACGGTCGTATGGACATTTGGGGCCGGCCTGATTTTGTACGCGCTCGTACGTGTGCTAACCCGCAGACGTGTCGGGGCGTTATTGCAGCCGCTATTTAAGAGTGTCAAACCGCAAACGGCTGATGAAATCAGTTACCGTGCCATCGCGATCGGATTTCCCGTTTTTGCGCTCGGAGGACTCGTGTTTGCGATGATCTATGCCCAAATTGCCTGGACAAGGTTTTGGGGCTGGGATCCGAAGGAAGTATGGGCACTCGTTACGTTTCTTTTCTATGCCGCCTATCTCCATTTGCGATTGAACCGGAATTGGCACGGAGAACCTTCCGCGTGGCTGGCGGTTATTGGGTTTGCGATTATCATATTTAACCTGATTTTCGTAAATCTTGTCATTGCGGGTCTACATTCGTATGCTTAA
- a CDS encoding response regulator transcription factor, with the protein MEKTERILVVDDEARIRRLLRMYLERENYQVEEAENGELALEMAKETDYDLILLDLMMPGMDGIEVLQELRKIKATPVAILTAKGEEAERVQGFEEGTDEYIVKPFSPREVILRVKALLRRASTTAYLHTDTQAKNILAFDHITIDHDAHRVTVDDEEVLLTPKEYELLHYLAGSPDKVFSREQLLKDVWEYEFFGDLRTVDTHVKRLREKLNNISTEAGEMITTVWGIGYKFENSTNAK; encoded by the coding sequence ATGGAAAAAACCGAAAGAATCCTTGTCGTCGATGATGAAGCTCGCATTCGCCGTTTGCTGCGCATGTATCTGGAGCGTGAAAACTATCAAGTCGAGGAAGCGGAAAACGGAGAACTTGCCCTTGAAATGGCAAAAGAAACAGATTATGACCTTATTTTGCTTGATTTAATGATGCCCGGGATGGACGGGATTGAAGTGCTTCAAGAACTTCGGAAAATAAAGGCGACGCCGGTTGCCATTTTAACGGCAAAAGGCGAGGAAGCCGAACGCGTGCAAGGATTTGAAGAAGGCACCGATGAGTACATTGTAAAACCTTTTAGTCCGAGAGAAGTTATTTTGCGCGTAAAGGCATTGCTGCGCCGCGCGTCGACAACCGCCTATTTACACACCGACACGCAAGCAAAAAACATTTTGGCTTTCGATCATATCACCATTGATCATGATGCCCATCGTGTGACCGTAGACGATGAAGAAGTACTGCTGACTCCGAAAGAGTATGAGTTGTTGCATTATCTTGCCGGCAGCCCCGATAAAGTTTTTTCCCGTGAACAGCTGTTAAAAGACGTATGGGAATACGAGTTTTTTGGGGATCTTCGCACGGTCGATACCCATGTGAAGCGTTTGCGTGAAAAATTGAATAATATTTCGACGGAAGCGGGCGAAATGATCACCACCGTGTGGGGAATTGGCTATAAATTTGAGAATAGCACGAACGCAAAATGA
- a CDS encoding ATP-binding protein, which produces MIWRSVVGKLWFTILLLVTAVLIILMVLLDQFFENMHLNQIEDELRSHTSFIITLMEEDEETLDDMNTVQQLTETSGTQAIIFRNEMPYWNSFQGAEDEVVIPPVQLAEIEEIASALDEGEAVTTQLIYEDADEEETDFIVVAAPFQMTDGEDYSLMLYQSLGVMEETTQETRRLIFLAGGIGFTLTTFFAFFLSSRVTAPLRKMRQSALEVAKGNFDTPVPMMTRDEIGLLAIAFNRMRRQLNNNYEALNREKEQLSRILSSMVDGVITLNRHGNLLVSNPPADQFLQSYRYEQDGETIGERIPEEIEALFRTVVSTEEEQTTEVYVQGRTFGVLMSPLYHDKFVRGVVAVIRDMTEERQNDKLRKDFIANVSHELRTPIAMLQGYSEAMIDDVAQSREEEKEMSQIIYDESLRMGRLVNELLDMARMESGQLTMLMDRVDLFALSGKVFRKFKPMAEDANVKLYYETHGTDPWVDADADRIEQVMTNLLHNAIRHTSHEGSVMLNVITWEESIQIEVTDTGAGIPEKDIPFVFERFYKGDKARTRDKNNGGTGLGLAIVKNIIDNHGGKLSVQSKIDKGSTFTVLLYR; this is translated from the coding sequence ATGATTTGGAGAAGTGTGGTTGGGAAGCTTTGGTTTACCATTTTACTCTTGGTAACGGCTGTGCTGATCATTTTAATGGTATTATTGGATCAGTTTTTCGAGAACATGCATCTGAATCAAATCGAAGATGAATTAAGGAGCCATACTTCTTTCATCATCACACTCATGGAAGAAGACGAGGAGACGCTCGATGACATGAACACCGTGCAACAACTGACCGAGACTTCCGGAACGCAAGCGATTATTTTCCGTAATGAAATGCCCTATTGGAATTCGTTTCAGGGAGCCGAGGATGAGGTGGTGATCCCCCCTGTGCAACTGGCTGAAATCGAGGAAATAGCCTCGGCATTGGATGAGGGAGAGGCTGTCACAACCCAACTGATTTATGAAGACGCGGATGAAGAAGAAACGGATTTTATCGTCGTGGCGGCTCCTTTTCAAATGACAGATGGAGAAGACTATTCCCTGATGTTATACCAATCGCTCGGTGTAATGGAAGAAACGACGCAAGAAACAAGAAGGCTGATTTTTTTGGCGGGCGGCATAGGCTTTACATTGACAACATTTTTTGCTTTTTTTCTGTCATCAAGAGTAACCGCTCCATTGCGCAAAATGCGGCAGTCCGCCCTCGAAGTTGCAAAAGGGAACTTCGATACTCCTGTCCCGATGATGACAAGAGATGAAATCGGCCTTTTGGCCATCGCCTTTAACCGTATGCGCCGACAGCTAAACAACAATTACGAAGCACTGAACCGGGAAAAAGAACAACTGTCCAGAATATTAAGCAGCATGGTCGACGGTGTTATTACGTTGAACCGCCATGGCAACTTATTGGTGAGCAATCCGCCGGCTGATCAATTTTTACAAAGCTATCGCTATGAACAAGATGGCGAAACGATCGGGGAACGGATCCCCGAAGAAATAGAGGCATTGTTCCGGACGGTTGTGAGTACCGAAGAGGAACAAACAACGGAAGTATATGTGCAGGGAAGAACGTTTGGGGTTTTGATGAGCCCGTTGTATCACGACAAGTTCGTCCGTGGGGTCGTGGCTGTCATTCGTGATATGACGGAAGAGCGGCAAAACGATAAATTACGAAAAGACTTTATCGCCAATGTATCCCATGAGCTGCGCACACCCATCGCAATGTTACAGGGGTATAGTGAGGCAATGATCGATGATGTTGCCCAAAGTCGCGAAGAAGAAAAAGAGATGTCTCAAATCATCTACGACGAATCCCTTCGTATGGGTAGGTTGGTCAATGAATTGTTGGATATGGCACGAATGGAATCCGGGCAATTGACGATGCTAATGGATCGGGTCGACTTGTTTGCCCTTTCCGGGAAAGTGTTTCGCAAATTCAAACCGATGGCGGAAGACGCGAATGTCAAACTCTATTATGAGACGCATGGAACGGATCCGTGGGTAGATGCAGATGCGGATCGTATTGAGCAGGTGATGACCAACTTGCTCCACAATGCGATTCGGCATACGAGCCATGAAGGCAGCGTGATGTTAAATGTCATCACCTGGGAAGAAAGTATACAGATTGAAGTGACGGATACAGGCGCAGGCATTCCGGAAAAAGATATACCGTTTGTGTTCGAGCGTTTCTATAAAGGGGACAAAGCGCGGACAAGAGACAAAAACAACGGCGGAACCGGACTGGGGCTTGCCATTGTCAAAAATATCATTGACAACCACGGTGGCAAGTTATCTGTGCAAAGCAAGATCGATAAAGGTTCAACGTTTACGGTCTTATTGTACCGATAA
- a CDS encoding ABC transporter substrate-binding protein, whose translation MIRSMYAYRSFMLLLLLILTACGSQETENEQISEDSEDTGSSHYPIEVEDADGNVAQITREPERIVSLMPSNTEIVFALDEGDALVGVTDFDDYPEEAASIESVGSGMEFDVERVLALEPDLVLDHASSGDAADEGLEQLENAGIDVLTVADPHSLQEAYGVIEDVGTVVNREAEAEDIIQGIESEIEDIQQVTNEIPEEEQKRVWIEVSEDPDLYTTGSDTFMDDMLTTVGAKNAAEDSEGWVAYTEEDAVALDPDVIITTYGDEETIMEREGWQEVTAIQDEAVHRLDEDLLSRPGPRLTEGLRTLAEHIYEDEWTN comes from the coding sequence ATGATAAGAAGCATGTACGCCTACCGTTCGTTTATGTTGTTATTGTTGCTGATCCTAACGGCTTGTGGGTCCCAAGAAACGGAAAACGAACAGATATCGGAGGACTCGGAAGACACGGGCAGCAGTCATTACCCGATAGAGGTTGAAGATGCCGATGGAAACGTTGCGCAAATAACGAGGGAACCGGAACGCATCGTCAGCTTGATGCCAAGCAATACCGAAATCGTTTTTGCATTGGATGAGGGCGATGCGCTCGTGGGTGTAACGGATTTCGATGATTATCCCGAGGAGGCAGCATCTATTGAATCCGTTGGATCGGGAATGGAATTCGACGTGGAACGTGTCCTTGCCCTTGAGCCTGATCTTGTCTTGGATCATGCATCAAGCGGTGATGCTGCGGACGAAGGGCTAGAACAGTTGGAGAACGCAGGAATCGATGTGTTGACGGTCGCCGATCCCCACTCGTTACAGGAGGCTTATGGCGTTATTGAAGATGTGGGCACTGTCGTTAATCGTGAAGCGGAAGCCGAAGACATTATCCAAGGTATTGAAAGTGAAATCGAAGACATCCAACAGGTCACAAACGAAATCCCGGAAGAGGAGCAAAAGCGGGTATGGATCGAAGTATCCGAAGACCCGGATCTTTATACGACGGGGAGCGATACGTTTATGGATGACATGTTGACAACCGTTGGCGCCAAAAATGCCGCAGAGGATAGCGAGGGATGGGTTGCGTATACGGAGGAAGACGCAGTTGCGTTGGATCCGGATGTAATCATTACGACTTATGGAGACGAAGAAACGATTATGGAAAGAGAGGGCTGGCAAGAAGTGACTGCGATTCAGGACGAGGCTGTCCATAGATTGGACGAGGATCTCTTATCCAGGCCCGGTCCGAGGCTCACAGAAGGACTTCGCACACTTGCCGAGCACATTTATGAAGACGAGTGGACAAACTGA
- a CDS encoding FecCD family ABC transporter permease, translating to MLYAVAILFPAVMIVLGISAGSQSIAPQEVLMILGASLFGTESAAVDAIESQIVMDIRLPRTLLAFLVGAALSVAGAAFQGFLRNPLADPYTLGVSSGAALGAVLVIFFQLTIPFLGNFTLPVVSIGSALVTLLILLAFARTMRRSLSAETIILIGIIISAFFGAFLSLLIALAGEELRQAVQWLLGSVGMRGWSYVHLMVPFFLIGALVLIGHLKELNAFSFGLDFARNVGVSVKRSGLLILTGAAVLTGAAVSVAGTIGFVGLVVPHFVRILTGPDHRHLLPVSMFIGGGFLIAADIIARLALAPMELPIGVITALVGAPIFAYLLIRQQRVQGDNGVKGRKDYGRLRWAGCRSRCFV from the coding sequence ATGCTGTATGCCGTGGCAATTCTCTTCCCGGCAGTTATGATTGTTCTCGGCATATCGGCCGGAAGTCAGTCCATCGCCCCGCAGGAAGTGCTCATGATTTTGGGTGCTTCTTTGTTCGGAACGGAATCGGCAGCCGTTGATGCAATCGAATCGCAAATTGTGATGGATATTCGGCTACCGCGAACGCTCCTCGCCTTTCTCGTTGGAGCAGCTTTGTCTGTTGCAGGTGCGGCATTTCAAGGGTTTTTGCGCAATCCCCTTGCCGACCCGTACACACTCGGCGTCTCTTCAGGGGCTGCTCTCGGAGCAGTCCTCGTCATTTTTTTTCAACTGACGATTCCGTTTCTAGGGAATTTCACCTTACCTGTGGTGAGCATCGGCAGCGCGCTCGTGACGCTTTTGATTTTGTTGGCTTTTGCGAGGACCATGCGCCGTTCATTATCGGCGGAGACAATTATTTTAATCGGCATTATTATTAGCGCCTTCTTTGGCGCATTTTTGTCGTTATTGATCGCGCTTGCCGGCGAAGAATTGAGACAAGCCGTGCAGTGGTTGCTGGGTAGCGTCGGTATGCGCGGATGGAGTTATGTGCATTTAATGGTCCCTTTTTTCCTTATCGGTGCATTGGTGTTGATAGGACATCTAAAGGAGTTGAATGCTTTTTCGTTCGGCTTGGATTTTGCGCGCAATGTCGGTGTCAGTGTGAAAAGAAGCGGGCTTTTGATATTGACGGGCGCTGCCGTTTTAACGGGCGCAGCGGTTTCCGTTGCAGGGACGATCGGTTTCGTGGGACTTGTTGTCCCTCATTTTGTACGGATATTAACGGGCCCTGATCATCGTCATCTTTTGCCGGTGTCGATGTTCATCGGCGGAGGTTTTTTGATCGCGGCGGATATCATCGCTCGTCTTGCGCTTGCACCCATGGAGTTGCCCATTGGGGTCATAACTGCACTCGTTGGCGCTCCGATTTTTGCTTATTTACTCATCAGGCAACAACGTGTACAGGGGGATAACGGTGTTAAGGGCAGAAAGGATTACGGGCGGTTACGGTGGGCGGGCTGTCGTTCAAGATGTTTCGTTTAG
- a CDS encoding ABC transporter ATP-binding protein yields MLRAERITGGYGGRAVVQDVSFRIGEGEMLGIIGPNGSGKSTLLQLCIGALPLMDGEVWLSGHRLHTYKDKERARLLAVVTQQASVYFSYTVREFVALGRYPHRRRWLSVFNEADEEAIAQAMAEMDVDRYRDQSLQTLSGGERQRVYLARALAQRPAVILLDEPTNHLDIAYQMNFLDALKQWNDAKGRAVGIIFHDLNLASLYCDRVLLLGEGERKAYGESEQVLTEEQIQTHYGARVSAVQHPVMPKQQLLHSPGIQTEKQSGGNPQVRVEEQAAVIELPVPFNVFSGQTFTHTWKKQINVCLPGKVFDTKVSGPLIIDRHFDWHPGAGIRLKCIEDVNGEKIIMGAALHANQKADIIVLLLSKVRDDALMALLMELTKQLAVFLHPDLELGTITIGSNPQGERGKTQGARQTVSAELQKLLQQIRTVSP; encoded by the coding sequence GTGTTAAGGGCAGAAAGGATTACGGGCGGTTACGGTGGGCGGGCTGTCGTTCAAGATGTTTCGTTTAGGATTGGCGAAGGAGAGATGCTCGGGATCATTGGCCCGAACGGGAGCGGGAAATCAACATTGCTGCAGCTTTGTATCGGCGCCTTGCCGTTAATGGACGGCGAGGTTTGGCTTAGCGGACATCGGTTACATACATACAAAGATAAGGAACGGGCGCGGTTGTTAGCTGTCGTGACCCAACAGGCATCTGTTTATTTTTCTTATACGGTACGAGAATTCGTGGCTTTAGGCCGTTATCCTCACAGACGGCGGTGGTTATCCGTTTTTAACGAAGCAGATGAAGAAGCGATTGCACAAGCGATGGCGGAGATGGATGTCGATCGTTACCGGGATCAATCGCTACAAACGTTGAGCGGCGGAGAACGACAACGTGTTTACCTTGCCCGGGCACTTGCCCAGCGTCCGGCAGTCATTTTATTGGATGAGCCGACGAATCATTTGGATATTGCTTATCAGATGAATTTTTTGGACGCATTAAAACAATGGAACGATGCCAAAGGCAGAGCTGTTGGTATCATCTTTCATGATCTCAATTTGGCGTCGCTCTATTGTGACCGGGTTCTTCTTTTGGGGGAAGGGGAGCGCAAAGCCTACGGAGAATCGGAGCAGGTGCTTACGGAAGAACAAATTCAAACACATTACGGAGCTCGCGTAAGCGCCGTCCAACATCCGGTTATGCCAAAACAACAACTGTTGCACTCCCCCGGTATTCAGACGGAAAAACAGTCCGGAGGAAACCCTCAAGTTAGGGTTGAGGAACAAGCAGCCGTCATCGAACTCCCTGTACCGTTTAACGTATTTTCCGGCCAAACATTCACGCATACATGGAAAAAGCAAATAAACGTCTGCCTCCCCGGGAAAGTGTTTGACACAAAGGTTTCCGGCCCTTTGATCATTGACCGGCATTTTGATTGGCATCCGGGAGCGGGAATTCGATTAAAATGCATCGAAGACGTTAACGGAGAGAAGATCATAATGGGAGCGGCGTTACATGCGAATCAAAAAGCTGATATTATCGTTCTTCTGTTATCAAAGGTACGGGATGATGCTTTGATGGCTTTGCTCATGGAGCTCACAAAACAATTGGCGGTTTTTTTACACCCGGATCTCGAACTGGGCACCATTACGATTGGCAGTAATCCGCAAGGAGAGAGAGGTAAAACGCAAGGTGCTCGCCAAACCGTTAGTGCTGAATTACAAAAGCTCTTACAGCAGATTCGAACGGTTAGCCCGTAA
- the serA gene encoding phosphoglycerate dehydrogenase has product MSEDGLLPLVQNEKIEVVQGKPDEIDDLSRFSALLVRSATQVDAALLEQMPELKIVARAGVGIDNIDLHAATKHGVIVINAPDGNTISTTEHTFAMMMALFRNIPQAYTSLKNHEWNRKAFQGTELRGKTLGIIGLGRIGTELAKRAAAFQMNTVVFDPFLTAERAQKIGVKLLELEDLLQIADVITVHTPLTKETEDLLGKENFAKTKPGVFILNCARGGIINEAALKEALDSGHVAGAALDVFEHEPADNYGLIDMPQVVATPHIAASTVEAQESVAIQVAEEVIQVLNGAPAAHSINLPAISEELYEKIRPYYELTNTMGHFVSQCVKSAVQHIDVSFSGTIAHEETSVLSRSFMAGFLSPRIDAPVNVVNAGVIAEERGITYRQAHTSESYGYANLVEAHVSGTNGDFIVQGTYIDAYGPRITKINEFNIDLIPNGHLIYIRHSDQPGVIGKMGQLLGRHDVNIATMQVGRKEEGGEAIMMLAVDKEVSDAVINDLTAVEEIHAADPIEFH; this is encoded by the coding sequence ATGAGTGAAGACGGTTTGCTGCCATTGGTACAAAACGAAAAAATTGAAGTAGTGCAAGGTAAGCCCGATGAGATCGATGATCTCTCACGCTTTTCTGCCCTGCTCGTCCGAAGTGCCACGCAAGTGGATGCTGCTTTGCTTGAACAAATGCCTGAACTGAAGATCGTGGCCAGAGCCGGTGTCGGGATTGATAATATCGATCTCCACGCAGCCACAAAACACGGCGTCATTGTAATTAACGCCCCGGATGGGAACACGATCTCAACGACCGAGCATACCTTCGCGATGATGATGGCTTTGTTTCGGAATATCCCACAAGCCTATACGTCGCTCAAAAACCATGAATGGAACCGAAAAGCTTTTCAGGGCACAGAGCTTCGCGGCAAGACCTTGGGAATTATTGGGTTGGGACGCATCGGCACTGAACTTGCCAAGCGCGCCGCCGCATTCCAAATGAACACCGTCGTTTTTGATCCATTTTTAACCGCAGAACGCGCGCAAAAAATTGGCGTTAAACTTTTGGAACTGGAAGACCTTTTACAGATCGCTGACGTCATTACCGTCCACACGCCACTCACCAAAGAAACAGAGGACCTTCTCGGAAAAGAGAACTTTGCAAAAACCAAGCCCGGTGTCTTCATATTAAATTGCGCGCGCGGTGGAATCATTAATGAAGCGGCTTTGAAAGAAGCACTGGATAGCGGCCACGTTGCCGGTGCCGCACTCGATGTTTTCGAACATGAACCTGCAGACAATTACGGCCTGATCGACATGCCGCAAGTAGTCGCCACCCCGCATATCGCCGCATCTACAGTGGAAGCGCAAGAAAGTGTAGCCATTCAGGTTGCCGAGGAAGTGATCCAAGTGTTAAACGGCGCACCTGCGGCCCATTCCATTAATTTGCCGGCGATATCGGAAGAATTATATGAAAAAATACGTCCGTATTATGAGTTGACAAATACAATGGGGCACTTTGTCAGTCAATGTGTCAAATCAGCAGTACAGCATATTGATGTTTCCTTTAGCGGAACGATCGCCCATGAGGAGACATCCGTGCTGTCGCGCAGCTTCATGGCCGGATTTCTGTCTCCGCGCATCGATGCCCCGGTCAACGTCGTCAATGCCGGTGTGATAGCAGAAGAACGGGGCATTACTTATCGACAAGCCCATACCTCCGAATCTTATGGGTATGCGAATCTCGTCGAGGCCCATGTAAGCGGAACTAACGGTGATTTCATCGTACAAGGTACGTATATCGATGCCTACGGTCCTCGCATCACAAAAATCAACGAGTTTAACATAGACTTGATTCCAAACGGCCATTTGATCTATATTCGCCACAGCGATCAGCCCGGTGTCATTGGCAAAATGGGGCAATTGCTCGGCCGGCACGATGTGAACATCGCAACAATGCAAGTAGGAAGAAAAGAAGAAGGCGGGGAGGCCATCATGATGTTGGCCGTAGACAAGGAAGTTTCCGATGCGGTTATCAATGACCTCACTGCCGTTGAAGAAATCCACGCTGCCGATCCGATTGAATTCCATTAG
- a CDS encoding ferredoxin — MEMYTIVDKDTCIACGACGVSAPDLFDYDEEGLAEGILDCNRGTRNVPASLHEDLQDAFEGCPSDSIKIAREAFHGDALAFEKDKTTI; from the coding sequence ATGGAAATGTATACGATCGTGGATAAAGATACATGCATTGCTTGTGGCGCCTGCGGTGTGTCTGCTCCCGATTTGTTTGATTATGACGAAGAAGGTCTGGCAGAAGGAATCCTTGATTGTAATCGGGGGACACGCAACGTTCCCGCCTCGCTTCATGAAGATTTGCAAGATGCTTTTGAAGGATGCCCATCGGATTCGATTAAAATCGCAAGGGAAGCCTTTCACGGTGATGCCTTAGCATTCGAAAAAGACAAAACAACGATTTGA
- a CDS encoding DUF2663 family protein, whose translation MAVYKEAYMTPIGERLIRELIERKKEEKKRERLVTVAGWITTAMFALLLFLLFSMAESSFGASMMQFFLSPYGFVLVAICAAASAFLIIEKKKSDEAEKEYTELRNEVVDRYEEIWNTEQLREYSYPLFEWLEREHDVNLYHR comes from the coding sequence ATGGCTGTTTACAAGGAAGCGTATATGACACCGATTGGAGAACGCCTGATTCGGGAACTAATTGAAAGAAAGAAAGAAGAAAAAAAGCGGGAACGATTGGTCACCGTCGCCGGTTGGATCACGACGGCAATGTTTGCTCTCCTGTTGTTTTTATTGTTTTCCATGGCTGAATCAAGCTTCGGGGCTTCAATGATGCAATTTTTTCTTTCTCCTTATGGATTCGTGCTTGTGGCAATATGCGCCGCGGCTTCCGCTTTTCTCATCATCGAAAAGAAAAAAAGCGACGAGGCGGAAAAAGAATACACCGAACTAAGAAATGAAGTCGTAGACCGATACGAAGAAATTTGGAATACGGAACAATTGCGCGAATATAGCTATCCATTGTTCGAATGGTTGGAGAGGGAACATGATGTAAATTTATACCATCGATAA
- a CDS encoding SIR2 family NAD-dependent protein deacylase — protein MDGHPKRLAILTGAGMSTESGVPDFRSQTGLWAKHDPMQTATVQALEDHYDHFHAFYGNRLERLQSIEPHSGHATITEWQKKGIVSVIATQNVDRLHQKSGSENVAELHGNLREFSCYDCKEAAKQEDFIAKKTCDRCGGKLRPNIVLFGEQLPMQAWEYAARCIRESDVLLVVGTSLQVAPVNQLPELAQGESIYINEEIDTPVPFTRTIQAKAGEGLQNLSKEWQM, from the coding sequence ATGGATGGACATCCGAAACGATTGGCAATTTTAACCGGTGCCGGAATGTCTACGGAAAGCGGCGTACCTGATTTTCGCTCACAAACAGGTTTGTGGGCCAAGCATGATCCGATGCAAACGGCGACTGTTCAAGCCCTTGAAGATCATTACGATCATTTTCATGCTTTTTACGGCAACCGGCTGGAACGTCTGCAGTCGATCGAACCGCACAGCGGCCATGCCACCATTACGGAATGGCAAAAGAAAGGAATTGTCTCTGTCATTGCTACCCAAAATGTTGACCGGTTACATCAAAAGAGCGGCAGCGAAAACGTTGCCGAACTGCACGGAAATCTGAGAGAATTTAGTTGCTACGATTGCAAGGAAGCTGCAAAACAGGAAGATTTTATCGCGAAAAAAACCTGCGATCGTTGTGGTGGAAAACTCCGTCCGAACATTGTATTATTCGGAGAGCAGTTACCGATGCAAGCTTGGGAATATGCGGCCCGGTGCATAAGGGAATCAGATGTATTGCTCGTTGTTGGGACAAGCCTGCAAGTAGCTCCCGTTAATCAATTGCCGGAGTTGGCACAGGGCGAAAGTATTTACATCAATGAAGAAATCGACACGCCCGTTCCGTTCACGCGAACGATCCAAGCAAAAGCAGGGGAAGGGTTGCAAAACTTATCCAAAGAATGGCAAATGTAA
- a CDS encoding adaptor protein MecA, whose protein sequence is MRLERIAANKIKVFLTFDDLKERGLTKDDLWMDRPRVHQLFRDLVMEADASLGFKADGTLSVEVFALPAQGMVIHISKTENDHEDDDMIEMDITVDERQDLFYKFHDLEAVLQLVALLTRIGVKNGSFMSMDGQYYLCFPVSTRYFLGYDRFVALISEFGEACPHSPVVVKEHGSLLIEKEAVAVLASAFGFGTESVEIEPDF, encoded by the coding sequence ATGCGCCTGGAACGGATCGCCGCTAATAAAATAAAAGTGTTTCTAACCTTTGATGATTTAAAAGAACGCGGGTTAACGAAAGATGATTTATGGATGGATCGCCCTCGCGTCCATCAACTATTTCGTGATCTTGTGATGGAGGCTGATGCTTCACTCGGCTTTAAGGCCGACGGAACGCTGTCCGTCGAAGTGTTTGCTTTGCCGGCGCAAGGCATGGTCATTCATATTTCCAAGACGGAAAACGATCATGAAGATGATGATATGATTGAAATGGATATCACCGTAGATGAACGGCAGGATTTATTTTATAAATTTCATGATCTAGAGGCAGTATTGCAACTCGTTGCTTTATTAACCCGAATTGGCGTTAAAAACGGTTCGTTCATGTCCATGGATGGGCAATATTATCTTTGCTTTCCGGTGAGCACGCGCTATTTTTTAGGATATGACCGTTTCGTCGCCCTCATCTCCGAGTTCGGGGAAGCTTGTCCTCATTCGCCCGTCGTCGTGAAAGAACACGGGTCATTGCTTATTGAAAAAGAGGCGGTAGCTGTGTTGGCAAGTGCCTTTGGTTTCGGAACCGAATCTGTGGAAATCGAACCCGATTTTTAA